From Nonlabens sp. Ci31, the proteins below share one genomic window:
- the paaD gene encoding 1,2-phenylacetyl-CoA epoxidase subunit PaaD, giving the protein MIQTFNISPDLLKILESVMDPEIPVLNVVDLGVIRDVEVEGKEITIKLTPTYSGCPAMDVIGDDLESAFAAHGYTVHVQLIMSPPWTTDWITERGRKALEKYGIAAPLGESADKDVLLNEKKLVKCTNCGSKNTKLVSQFGSTACKAMFQCEDCLEPFDYFKCLK; this is encoded by the coding sequence ATGATTCAAACCTTCAACATATCGCCAGACCTTCTAAAAATTTTAGAATCCGTTATGGATCCAGAAATACCCGTACTTAACGTGGTAGATCTGGGTGTGATTAGAGATGTTGAGGTAGAAGGGAAAGAAATAACCATAAAGCTCACGCCTACTTATAGTGGTTGTCCAGCAATGGATGTGATAGGTGATGATCTGGAAAGCGCATTTGCCGCTCATGGATATACCGTTCATGTTCAATTAATCATGAGCCCACCATGGACAACAGACTGGATTACGGAGCGAGGTCGCAAAGCATTGGAGAAATATGGTATCGCCGCACCACTGGGCGAGTCTGCAGACAAAGATGTGCTTCTTAACGAGAAAAAGCTGGTAAAATGTACTAATTGCGGTTCTAAGAATACAAAATTAGTGAGTCAGTTTGGTTCTACCGCTTGTAAAGCGATGTTTCAATGTGAAGATTGCCTCGAGCCTTTTGATTATTTTAAATGTTTGAAGTAA
- a CDS encoding four helix bundle protein, with amino-acid sequence MKFDIETRLIQFSVDIIKVADHSMNNSYTANHLCKQLIRSSTAAALNYGEAQSAESHKDFLHKMKIALKELRESMVNLKIQKGAALIKNSTDVDRLIDENNQLISIFVASIKTSKTKNS; translated from the coding sequence ATGAAGTTTGATATAGAAACTCGCTTGATTCAGTTTTCTGTGGACATTATTAAAGTTGCAGACCATTCAATGAATAATAGCTACACAGCAAACCATTTATGCAAGCAATTGATAAGAAGTTCAACTGCAGCAGCTCTTAATTATGGAGAAGCGCAAAGCGCTGAATCACATAAAGATTTTTTACACAAGATGAAAATTGCACTAAAAGAGTTGAGAGAATCGATGGTCAATCTTAAAATTCAAAAAGGAGCCGCACTCATTAAGAATAGTACAGATGTTGATAGGTTAATTGATGAAAACAACCAATTGATTTCAATCTTCGTAGCCAGTATAAAAACATCTAAGACTAAAAATTCTTAA
- the paaC gene encoding 1,2-phenylacetyl-CoA epoxidase subunit PaaC has protein sequence MKQPIKELNPKFLESSQNKEHLINYLLGVADNYLILGQRLGELCGHGPNLEPDIALTNISLDMLGQVRSYYQYIAQLRGDKSTEDDIAFLRKEREYRSVLLLEQPNTDFGYVVVRQFFFDVYNKMFLNALQQSADETLRALAFKGIKEASYHERFSGDWLKRLGDGTEESKSRVQEAVNDLWIYTDELFQTTTADDAMIAAGVAPDMLPFRDLYYQKLNELLTTATLDIPEVEYFQKGGKEGLHSEHMGFILTEMQYMQRTYPDSKW, from the coding sequence ATGAAACAACCGATAAAGGAGTTGAATCCAAAATTTTTGGAATCATCACAAAACAAAGAACATTTAATAAACTACCTACTAGGTGTTGCAGATAATTACCTGATTCTAGGACAGCGATTAGGAGAACTCTGTGGTCATGGACCTAATTTAGAGCCAGATATTGCATTGACTAATATTTCTTTAGATATGTTGGGACAGGTACGTAGCTATTATCAATATATCGCTCAGTTGAGAGGAGATAAATCTACGGAGGACGATATCGCTTTCTTGAGAAAAGAACGAGAATATAGAAGCGTATTGCTTTTAGAACAACCTAATACAGATTTCGGTTACGTGGTGGTACGTCAGTTTTTCTTTGATGTGTACAATAAAATGTTTCTAAATGCTTTACAACAAAGCGCCGATGAAACTTTGAGAGCCCTGGCTTTTAAAGGAATTAAAGAGGCAAGTTATCACGAGCGTTTTTCAGGAGACTGGTTAAAACGTTTAGGTGACGGAACAGAAGAAAGCAAGAGCCGTGTTCAAGAAGCTGTAAATGATCTTTGGATTTATACCGATGAACTCTTTCAAACTACCACCGCAGATGATGCGATGATTGCAGCTGGAGTAGCACCAGATATGTTGCCATTTCGTGATCTCTACTATCAAAAGCTAAATGAATTACTCACTACGGCAACACTAGATATACCAGAAGTAGAATACTTTCAAAAAGGAGGCAAAGAAGGATTGCACAGCGAGCATATGGGATTTATCCTTACTGAGATGCAGTACATGCAACGCACGTATCCAGATTCAAAATGGTAA
- the paaB gene encoding 1,2-phenylacetyl-CoA epoxidase subunit PaaB, with amino-acid sequence MSQETPLWEVFIRSKNGLEHRHCGSLHAEDAEMAMNNARDVYTRRNEGVSIWVVESNNITASSPEASGELFEPATDKVYRHPTFYELPDELKHM; translated from the coding sequence ATGAGTCAAGAAACGCCACTTTGGGAAGTTTTTATACGATCTAAAAACGGACTAGAACACAGACATTGCGGTAGTCTGCATGCTGAAGATGCTGAGATGGCAATGAATAATGCCCGAGATGTTTACACCCGTAGAAACGAAGGTGTCAGTATTTGGGTGGTCGAATCCAATAATATTACAGCCAGCAGTCCAGAGGCAAGTGGCGAATTATTTGAGCCTGCAACAGATAAGGTATATAGACATCCTACTTTTTATGAGTTACCTGATGAGCTGAAGCATATGTAG